One genomic window of Fusarium fujikuroi IMI 58289 draft genome, chromosome FFUJ_chr01 includes the following:
- a CDS encoding related to putative tartrate transporter, which produces MDTKDHKDDIIDDTYAEGTGEETVLEVDHIAERQLCRKFDVRLMPVLAIMYLFNALDKGNLGNAQTVGLSDDLNFKPNQYNLLVSIFFVPYVIFAPPTAIIGKKYGPARVLPILMFTFGSMTLLAACTQNFGGMFALRFFLGMAESGFFPLVIYYLTTFYRRGELARRLAVFYAASNIANAFSGLLSFGVFQIDSKIFVWRYLFIIEGSASVLFSIFAFWYLPRSAAQAKFLGEEEKALAFHRMQVDSSSVVQEKFNFKDSIKIFTYPTTYCFLLIEICLGVPIQSVALFMPQIIQRLGYGPVKTNLYTVAPNVGGAVMLLILAFSSDFLRIRFPFIMLGFALTFTGFIIYAAISDVQAQLQLAYYASFMMVWGTSAPSVLLSTWYNNNVAHEGRRVILTSVGVPLANLMGLVSSNIFRENEKPKYPTALITTACFGACGCLIAGLLGGYMVFDNMRRNRRAGRKTTAADVPTKRLRDGPAVPEFRWFL; this is translated from the exons ATGGACACCAAAGATCACAAAGATGATATTATTGACGACACCTACGCCGAAGGCACTGGTGAAGAGACAGTTCTTGAGGTTGACCATATCGCCGAGCGTCAACTCTGTCGCAAGTTTGACGTTCGATTGATGCCCGTTCTGGCCATCATGT ATCTCTTTAACGCTCTTGACAAAGGCAACCTAGGCAACGCCCAAACCGTCGGTCTAAGCGACG ATCTCAACTTCAAGCCAAACCAGTACAACCTCCTCGTATCAATCTTCTTCGTGCCCTACGTCATCTTCGCTCCTCCCACCGCCATCATCGGCAAGAAGTACGGTCCTGCGCGAGTCCTCCCGATTCTCATGTTTACGTTTGGATCCATGACTCTGCTTGCTGCTTGCACGCAGAACTTTGGGGGCATGTTTGCGCTGCGCTTCTTTCTTGGCATGGCAGAGTCTGGCTTCTTTCCGTTGGTGATTTATTATCTGACTACGTTTTATCGAAGAGGTGAACTTGCACGTCGTCTGGCGGTATTCTACGCTGCGTCCAACATCGCGAATGCTTTT AGCGGTCTTTTATCATTTGGCGTCTTTCAAATCGACTCCAAAATCTTCGTCTGGCGGtatctcttcatcattgaaGGCTCAGCTTCAGTGCTCTTCTCAATCTTTGCATTCTGGTACCTCCCTCGCAGTGCAGCGCAGGCCAAGTTTCtcggcgaagaagaaaaagcgcTGGCTTTTCATCGGATGCAAGTGGACTCTTCGTCTGTTGTGCAAGAAAAGTTCAACTTTAAGGATTCAATCAAAATCTTTACATATCCGACGACGTATTGCTTTTTGTTGATTGAGATATGTCTTGGTGTACCGATTCAATCGGTTGCCCTGTTTATGCCCCAGATTATCCAGCGACTGGGATATGGACCTGTCAAGACGAATCTTTACACTG TTGCGCCAAATGTTGGCGGTGCTGTGATGCTCCTCATCTTGGCCTTCAGCTCTGATTTTTTACGCATTCGTTTCCCGTTCATCATGCTCGGATTCGCCCTCACGTTCACCGGCTTCATCATCTATGCCGCCATCTCTGACGTCCAAGCTCAACTACAATTAGCATACTACGCAAGTTTCATGATGGTCTGGGGAACATCAGCCCCCTCTGTCCTCTTATCAACGTGGTATAATAACAACGTAGCCCACGAGGGCAGACGTGTAATCCTCACATCAGTCGGCGTCCCACTCGCCAATCTCATGGGTCTCGTATCAAGCAACATCTTCCGCGAGAATGAGAAACCCAAATACCCCACAGCTCTTATCACGACTGCTTGTTTCGGCGCATGTGGATGCCTCATTGCGGGTCTTCTCGGTGGGTATATGGTGTTTGATAACATGCGGAGGAATCGTAGAGCAGGGAGAAAGACTACGGCTGCTGATGTACCCACGAAGCGTCTGCGCGATGGGCCAGCGGTTCCCGAGTTTCGCTGGTTTCTGTGA
- a CDS encoding probable amino acid aldolase or racemase has product MYSPKVGDSLDSLDTPSMIVDLDVMEANITKLMDRLLPTGRNIRPHLKTSKSAIVAKKLVAAGAKGGCVAKLSEAEAIVAAGFADLLITCEIVGPAKVKRLVELFRKHREIRIVVDDQRAATTINDALEKSGIEDPISVLIDLDVGLHRTGTQPEGALPLAKHISSLKHMRLIGVQGYEGHLQHLPDFEDRKKQCLESMRILIETAQALKNEGFNIQVVTTGGTGTADFCATVPGVTELQPGSFIFMDTDYRNAIGTYYSHSLSFLATVVSKQGERQVTIDTGLKSLTTDSGLAECKDQRYSYFQLGDEHGALTWEDGTPALDVGDRVEMIPSHIDPTVNLHDFYYAYRNGIIEEIWPVDSRGKVQ; this is encoded by the coding sequence ATGTACTCTCCCAAAGTAGGCGACAGCCTCGACTCGCTCGACACGCCCTCCATGATCGTCGATCTCGATGTCATGGAGGCCAACATCACGAAACTCATGGACCGACTACTCCCAACCGGTCGCAACATCAGACCCCatctcaagaccagcaagagCGCTATcgtggccaagaagctcgtcGCGGCTGGTGCAAAGGGCGGTTGCGTCGCAAAGCTAAGTGAGGCCGAGGCAATTGTCGCCGCTGGCTTCGCGGACCTTCTTATCACTTGCGAGATCGTCGGACCGGCTAAAGTCAAGAGGCTGGTCGAGCTATTCAGAAAGCATCGGGAGATTAGAATCGTTGTGGACGATCAGAGAGCTGCGACGACTATCAACGACGCGCTGGAAAAGTCAGGAATTGAGGATCCCATCTCTGTCCTGATAGACTTGGATGTCGGACTGCACCGCACAGGGACTCAACCCGAAGGAGCTCTTCCTCTAGCAAAGCATATCAGCAGTCTAAAGCACATGCGACTGATCGGAGTGCAAGGCTATGAGGGTCATCTGCAGCACCTCCCCGACTTTGAGGACCGAAAAAAGCAGTGTCTTGAGTCAATGAGGATTCTCATTGAGACAGCCCAAGCACTCAAGAACGAGGGCTTCAACATCCAAGTTGTGACAACAGGCGGAACAGGCACAGCAGACTTCTGCGCAACCGTACCCGGCGTGACAGAACTCCAGCCTGGGTCTTTCATCTTCATGGACACCGACTACCGCAACGCCATTGGAACATACTACTCTCATAGTCTATCTTTTCTTGCAACAGTTGTCAGCAAACAAGGAGAGCGACAGGTCACTATCGACACTGGCCTCAAGTCTCTGACGACGGATAGCGGTCTGGCTGAGTGCAAGGATCaaagatatagctacttcCAACTAGGCGATGAGCATGGAGCCTTGACGTGGGAAGACGGTACACCAGcgcttgatgttggcgatAGGGTTGAGATGATTCCAAGTCATATTGACCCGACGGTCAATCTTCATGACTTTTACTATGCTTATCGGAATGGGATAATCGAGGAGATCTGGCCGGTTGACTCGAGAGGAAAGGTTCAATGA
- a CDS encoding related to nitrogen metabolic regulation protein nmr → MSKTIAIIGVTGAQGGSVAQTFLQLPGWNVRGVTRNPEGESANRLKSEGVEIVQGDLDDKQSLIQAFNGAHVIFSNTDFFTHLQQAMAQPDITKDRTKLEYSYDREVAQGIRIAEAAADPSVIKTLERFVMSTLSHATKWSGGKYAKVYHFDSKAAMIKATEERFPEVAARMSTVTIGHYVTVWKLFDKLGPKLQPDGSYLMSRTTPPDFKMPFIVTERDTGSFVKALVDLPPKKHILGVSEEMTLPKWVEIWGRVNGVKASYKEISREELFEGVPEDFSNEIGDAFDYFHEFGLSGGDPAVLRPDQLGVKIPLTSMEEYIRSEDWSTVIQ, encoded by the exons ATGTCCAAGACCATTGCTATTATAGGAGTTACTGGAGCCCAG GGAGGATCTGTGGCTCAAACATTCCTCCAGCTCCCCGGGTGGAATGTCCGTGGCGTCACACGGAATCCCGAAGGAGAGTCTGCGAATCGTCTCAAGTCCGAGGGCGTTGAGATCGTTCAAGGCGATCTCGATGACAAGCAATCATTGATTCAGGCATTCAATGGTGCTCAcgtcatcttctccaacacaGACTTCTTCACCCATCTACAGCAGGCAATGGCCCAGCCCGATATAACCAAGGACCGGACGAAGCTCGAGTACTCCTACGATCGAGAAGTCGCCCAAGGCATTAGAattgcagaagcagcagcggACCCCTCGGTCATCAAGACTCTGGAGCGCTTCGTCATGTCGACGCTTAGCCATGCCACCAAATGGAGTGGTGGGAAGTACGCAAAGGTCTATCATTTCGACAGCAAAGCCGCAATGATCAAGGCTACTGAAGAACGCTTCCCGGAAGTAGCAGCTAGAATGAGCACCGTGACTATTGGGCACTACGTCACAGTCTGGAAGCTTTTTGACAAGCTCGGTCCCAAGCTTCAGCCAGACGGTAGTTACTTGATGTCCAGAACCACGCCGCCGGATTTCAAGATGCCATTCATCGTCACAGAGCGGGATACAGGTAGCTTTGTCAAGGCCTTAGTTGACCTGCCACCTAAGAAACATATTCTGGGCGTCTCGGAGGAGATGACCTTGCCTAAATGGGTGGAGATATGGGGGCGTGTTAATGGAGTGAAGGCTTCGTATAAGGAGATTTCACGAGAGGAACTGTTCGAAGGCGTTCCGGAGGACTTTTCCAACGAGATCGGGGATGCTTTCGATTACTTCCATGAGTTTGGTTTGTCTGGTGGGGATCCAGCAGTGTTGCGTCCAGACCAGCTTGGAGTTAAAATTCCGCTCACCTCGATGGAGGAGTATATCAGAAGTGAAGACTGGTCTACAGTTATTCAGTAA